Proteins co-encoded in one Flavobacterium sp. M31R6 genomic window:
- a CDS encoding cell division protein ZapA: MDEKLKIKISIADRVYPLTVDFAQEEGLRSASKKIDAMIKQFEENYAVRDKQDVLAMCALQFASQAEQKQIDNAINGEETIERLNKINLLLDEYLEN; the protein is encoded by the coding sequence ATGGACGAAAAGCTTAAAATTAAAATATCAATTGCTGACAGAGTTTACCCGCTAACGGTAGATTTCGCTCAGGAAGAAGGACTTAGAAGTGCTTCAAAAAAAATTGATGCGATGATTAAGCAGTTTGAAGAAAATTATGCTGTGCGAGATAAACAAGATGTATTGGCTATGTGTGCCTTACAATTTGCTTCTCAAGCAGAACAAAAACAGATTGATAATGCTATAAATGGAGAAGAAACCATTGAAAGATTAAACAAAATCAATTTGCTTTTGGACGAATATCTCGAAAATTAA